The Hymenobacter baengnokdamensis genome includes a region encoding these proteins:
- a CDS encoding prolipoprotein diacylglyceryl transferase family protein, whose product MALLYTLPALAEHPYYNTAQLAAFAVFVAGLLAQGYQRGYPWRHWLPLVAAATLALIVGCQLVFLPPANWWPWLRGDVDIARALGEGPRSVVGGAAASLLAVVALRRLLGFRGWAVLDAFAAPLCWALAVQCVGCLLAGCCWGEVAAPHAWGLCYGPGTLPYLAQQAQGQLPAGAAHSLPVVPTQLYQLLLCAGTGLILSHLSRRVAWPGGSQYLLGMGLLCLGRFVIEFWREPLGEPLLAAPVLVAGFSLLRLQALLLLEATALLGSWGWLARRGQQAEQIAAHEAAAPAGYPALVGLALLAATSRLGPGVLSRPEVLILQALLLLVLLAEGYTALAFISRLVPRLVALPLGTGLAGVLLLTMAQAPAPQQAAPPASADEFHQTLVFSGGMLGSYHEAQEDILTNPSGCGSSQLLALHQRVRAGGGEAALVTTTPTGTGTWGGGLWVGQQQVGIQVVPTSGHTSTYQDTTLRYQLADIHLYREVQTDRGWLSVGVRTGLHIGSLGYYSYFDNDHSQSSTWLMPELMLSLGNPRVLYSQADFCYGAENAMGAYTTRLALGSGLGTLGGSNILAGYAHSPHQPTPSMAFVSARLRLPGGTGLSALGLEPYFATDFGRHQIFSLKMSYRLAR is encoded by the coding sequence ATGGCCCTGCTTTATACCCTGCCCGCTCTTGCTGAGCACCCTTATTACAACACTGCTCAGCTAGCCGCCTTTGCGGTATTTGTGGCCGGGCTGCTGGCCCAGGGCTACCAGCGCGGCTACCCCTGGCGCCACTGGCTGCCGCTGGTAGCCGCTGCTACCCTGGCTCTGATAGTGGGCTGCCAGCTGGTGTTTTTGCCACCGGCCAACTGGTGGCCCTGGCTGCGGGGCGATGTCGATATAGCGCGGGCGCTGGGCGAAGGGCCGCGCTCGGTGGTGGGTGGCGCCGCGGCCAGCCTGCTGGCAGTAGTGGCGTTGCGACGGCTATTGGGCTTTCGGGGCTGGGCAGTGCTCGACGCGTTTGCCGCGCCGCTGTGCTGGGCGCTGGCCGTGCAGTGCGTGGGCTGCCTGCTGGCCGGCTGCTGCTGGGGCGAGGTAGCGGCGCCGCACGCCTGGGGCCTGTGCTACGGGCCGGGCACGCTGCCCTATCTGGCGCAGCAGGCCCAGGGCCAGCTACCAGCGGGGGCCGCGCACTCGCTGCCGGTAGTTCCGACGCAGCTATACCAATTACTGTTGTGCGCAGGCACTGGCCTGATACTAAGCCACCTAAGCCGCCGGGTGGCCTGGCCGGGCGGCAGCCAATACCTGCTGGGGATGGGGCTCCTTTGCCTGGGCCGCTTTGTAATTGAATTCTGGCGCGAACCGCTTGGCGAGCCTTTACTGGCTGCGCCCGTGCTGGTGGCGGGCTTTTCGCTGCTGCGGCTGCAAGCCCTGCTTTTGCTCGAAGCTACTGCTCTGCTGGGCAGTTGGGGGTGGCTGGCGCGGCGCGGGCAGCAGGCCGAGCAGATAGCCGCACACGAGGCTGCCGCACCGGCTGGCTACCCGGCCCTGGTGGGGCTGGCGCTGCTGGCCGCCACCAGCCGGCTCGGGCCGGGCGTGCTTAGCCGGCCGGAAGTACTTATCCTGCAAGCGCTGCTACTGCTCGTACTGCTTGCCGAAGGCTACACTGCACTAGCGTTTATAAGCCGCCTCGTACCACGCCTGGTAGCCCTGCCGCTGGGGACAGGGCTGGCCGGCGTCCTACTCCTTACTATGGCCCAGGCCCCCGCTCCGCAACAGGCTGCTCCACCAGCAAGTGCTGACGAATTCCACCAGACACTTGTTTTCAGCGGTGGTATGCTCGGCAGCTACCACGAAGCGCAGGAAGATATTCTGACAAATCCTTCGGGCTGCGGCAGCAGCCAGCTACTGGCACTTCACCAGCGGGTGCGCGCTGGGGGCGGCGAAGCAGCGCTGGTAACAACAACCCCAACTGGCACGGGCACCTGGGGCGGCGGCCTGTGGGTAGGTCAGCAGCAGGTGGGCATTCAGGTAGTGCCTACCAGCGGGCACACTTCTACCTACCAGGATACTACGCTGCGCTACCAGCTGGCCGATATTCACCTCTACCGGGAAGTGCAAACCGACCGCGGCTGGCTATCCGTAGGCGTTCGCACCGGCTTGCACATCGGCAGCCTGGGCTACTACAGCTATTTCGATAATGACCACTCGCAGAGTTCCACCTGGCTCATGCCCGAGCTGATGCTGAGCCTGGGCAACCCGCGGGTGCTTTACAGCCAGGCCGACTTCTGCTACGGGGCCGAAAATGCGATGGGCGCCTATACTACCCGGCTGGCGCTGGGCTCGGGGCTGGGCACGCTGGGCGGTAGCAATATCCTAGCCGGCTACGCGCACTCGCCCCACCAGCCTACGCCCAGCATGGCTTTCGTCAGCGCCAGGCTCCGGCTGCCCGGCGGCACGGGCCTGAGTGCGCTCGGCCTGGAACCTTATTTTGCCACCGACTTCGGCCGGCATCAGATTTTCAGCCTGAAAATGAGCTACCGCTTAGCCCGCTAA
- a CDS encoding type IA DNA topoisomerase: protein MKVCLAEKPSVAREIAQVIGADRRMDGYYEGNGYQVTWTFGHFCQLKEPDDYRPEWKRWNLHDLPMIPDSFGIKLMRRDEGVVKQFNTIKRLLDAATEVINCGDAGQEGEVIQRWVIHEAKCRKPVKRLWISSLTEEAIRQGFSNLRDGKEFDSLYQAGRSRAVGDWLLGLNATRLFTLKYTSYQDKQLLSIGRVQTPTLALLVDRYHEIRNFKPEPYWVLKTEYRNTTFTRINTEVEQKEAQDAPDEQSRLRALGYFVKEDEANKALATVKPAPLTVTGVEIKKGRESPPRLFDLTSLQVQCNNQLSLSAEDTLKIVQALYEKKAVSYPRVDTTFLPDDIYPKIPGILRGIGYGNLTGPLLEKKIPKTPKVFNNNKVTDHHAIIPTGSGGPGGGLESSVYDIIVRRFIAAFYPDCEVSNTTVLAEAAGFLFRVRGRQILSPGWRVVYGDPTQQAAPKPAAPAGEKATGNDDDDLVSTVLPSFVKGESGPHEPRLESKMTQPPKEYTEASLLRGMETAGRNIDDEELRQAMKESGIGRPSTRAAIIETLFKRNYIRREKKRLLPTPTGVELIGLIRNPTLKSAELTGQWEKKLRQIERNELPSDQFLEELKGLVREMVQEVKLDRSGRAVTATSATSSQAAATPGGPLKTASPPASASAGQKPAGAGPANGLGACPMCKAGHVLRGKTAFGCARFREGCQFRLPTEILGKKLSDSQVKSLLAKGRTQLIKGFVAGDGQKLDGALVLDASFKLELLPAAESKPTTATDPGQIPCPACKLGTMLKGSSAFGCSRFREDCQFRVPFEWGGKKLTDAQLRQLLRRGETGLIKGFLSAKTGKKYDAALKVEEGRVVPVFQ, encoded by the coding sequence ATGAAAGTCTGCCTTGCCGAAAAGCCCAGCGTGGCCCGCGAAATTGCCCAGGTTATCGGGGCCGACCGGCGCATGGATGGCTACTACGAGGGCAATGGCTACCAGGTGACCTGGACGTTTGGCCACTTCTGCCAGCTCAAGGAGCCCGACGACTACCGCCCCGAGTGGAAGCGCTGGAACCTGCACGACCTGCCCATGATACCCGACTCGTTCGGTATCAAGCTCATGCGCCGCGACGAAGGTGTAGTTAAGCAGTTTAATACCATAAAAAGACTGCTCGACGCGGCCACCGAAGTTATCAACTGCGGCGACGCCGGGCAGGAGGGCGAGGTGATTCAGCGCTGGGTTATTCACGAGGCCAAGTGCCGCAAGCCGGTGAAGCGGCTCTGGATTTCGTCGCTGACGGAAGAGGCTATCCGGCAGGGTTTCAGTAATCTGCGTGATGGCAAGGAGTTCGACTCGCTCTACCAGGCCGGGCGTAGCCGGGCAGTGGGCGACTGGCTGCTGGGCCTGAACGCTACGCGTCTCTTTACCCTCAAATACACCAGTTACCAGGACAAGCAGCTGCTGAGCATTGGGCGGGTGCAAACGCCCACGCTGGCGCTGCTTGTGGACCGCTACCACGAAATCCGCAACTTCAAGCCCGAGCCGTACTGGGTGTTGAAGACGGAGTACCGCAATACCACCTTCACGCGCATCAATACTGAAGTCGAGCAAAAAGAGGCGCAGGATGCGCCCGATGAGCAGTCGCGCCTGCGGGCGCTGGGCTACTTTGTGAAGGAAGACGAGGCTAATAAGGCCCTTGCAACGGTGAAGCCGGCGCCACTCACCGTCACGGGCGTCGAGATTAAGAAGGGCCGCGAGTCGCCGCCCCGCCTTTTCGACCTTACCTCGCTGCAAGTGCAGTGCAACAACCAACTGAGCCTTTCGGCCGAGGATACGCTAAAGATAGTGCAGGCGCTATATGAGAAAAAAGCGGTCAGCTATCCGCGCGTCGATACCACGTTTTTGCCCGATGATATCTACCCGAAAATTCCCGGTATTCTGCGCGGCATCGGCTACGGCAACCTCACCGGCCCGCTGCTGGAAAAGAAGATTCCGAAGACGCCTAAAGTATTTAACAACAACAAGGTAACCGACCACCACGCCATCATTCCGACGGGCAGCGGTGGGCCGGGCGGCGGCCTGGAAAGCAGTGTGTACGACATTATCGTGCGCCGCTTTATCGCCGCGTTTTACCCCGACTGCGAGGTGAGCAACACCACCGTGCTCGCCGAGGCGGCCGGGTTCCTGTTTCGGGTGCGCGGCCGCCAGATTCTGAGCCCCGGCTGGCGCGTGGTGTACGGCGACCCCACCCAGCAGGCGGCGCCCAAGCCCGCCGCCCCCGCCGGCGAAAAAGCTACCGGCAACGACGATGACGACCTGGTAAGTACCGTGCTGCCCAGCTTTGTCAAAGGGGAAAGTGGTCCCCACGAGCCGCGCCTCGAAAGCAAGATGACCCAGCCGCCCAAGGAGTACACCGAGGCCAGCCTGCTTCGCGGCATGGAAACGGCCGGCCGCAACATCGACGATGAGGAGCTGCGCCAGGCAATGAAGGAAAGCGGCATCGGCCGCCCCAGCACCCGCGCCGCTATTATCGAGACACTATTCAAAAGAAACTATATTCGACGCGAAAAAAAACGGCTGCTGCCCACGCCCACCGGCGTCGAGCTTATCGGCCTCATTCGCAACCCCACCCTGAAATCGGCGGAGCTGACCGGCCAATGGGAAAAGAAGCTGCGCCAGATTGAGCGCAACGAACTGCCTTCCGACCAGTTTTTAGAAGAGCTGAAAGGCTTGGTGCGCGAGATGGTGCAGGAAGTGAAGCTGGATAGGAGCGGGCGGGCGGTTACGGCTACTTCGGCCACAAGCAGCCAGGCGGCCGCCACGCCGGGTGGTCCACTAAAGACGGCCAGCCCGCCGGCTAGTGCGAGTGCGGGGCAAAAGCCGGCAGGGGCCGGCCCGGCTAACGGCTTGGGAGCGTGCCCGATGTGCAAAGCGGGCCACGTGCTACGCGGCAAAACGGCTTTTGGCTGCGCCCGCTTCCGCGAGGGCTGCCAGTTTCGGCTGCCTACTGAGATTCTGGGTAAAAAGCTGAGCGACTCCCAGGTAAAAAGCCTGCTCGCCAAAGGCCGCACGCAGCTTATCAAGGGTTTCGTGGCCGGCGATGGCCAGAAGCTCGACGGCGCGCTTGTGCTCGATGCCAGCTTTAAGCTGGAGCTGCTGCCCGCTGCCGAAAGCAAGCCCACCACCGCCACCGACCCCGGCCAGATTCCGTGCCCGGCGTGTAAGCTCGGGACCATGCTCAAAGGCAGCAGCGCCTTCGGCTGCTCGCGCTTTCGCGAAGACTGCCAGTTTCGGGTGCCCTTCGAGTGGGGTGGTAAGAAGCTGACCGACGCGCAACTGCGCCAGCTGCTGCGCCGCGGCGAAACAGGCCTTATCAAAGGCTTTCTCTCGGCCAAAACCGGCAAGAAGTACGACGCCGCGCTCAAGGTAGAGGAAGGGCGCGTGGTACCGGTATTTCAGTAA
- a CDS encoding EamA family transporter, producing MLLLTAFGAVYLLWGSTYLAIKYAVATMPPLLLAGSRFLLAGSILALAGRASADYETPTPAQWKTSFIVGGLLLLGGNGMVVLAERTLPSSLAALLIATEPFWIVILGWLWLRGERPGWQVTLGLLLGFAGVYLLVGEQLTAGTSRAQLLGVGLVLLAAFSWAAGSIYGLRAPVPRSAVLASGMQMLAGGALLLLLGTGTGEWRGLRPASFGLAAWLGWGYLVVFGSLVAFTAYSWLLKHAPPARVATYAYVNPVVAVLLGWAMLHEKLTGQMLAGAAVIVGSVVLITAQQKSRFK from the coding sequence ATGCTCCTTCTCACCGCCTTCGGGGCCGTGTACCTGCTGTGGGGCTCCACGTACCTGGCCATCAAGTACGCGGTAGCGACCATGCCGCCGCTACTGCTGGCGGGCAGCCGGTTTTTGCTGGCGGGCAGCATCCTGGCGCTGGCGGGCCGGGCCTCGGCCGACTACGAAACGCCCACGCCGGCGCAGTGGAAAACCAGCTTTATCGTAGGTGGCCTGCTGCTGCTGGGCGGCAACGGGATGGTAGTATTGGCCGAGCGCACGCTGCCCAGCAGCCTGGCCGCCCTGCTCATCGCCACCGAGCCGTTCTGGATTGTCATCCTGGGTTGGCTGTGGCTGCGCGGCGAACGGCCCGGCTGGCAAGTGACGCTGGGCCTGCTGCTGGGCTTCGCGGGCGTGTACCTGCTGGTAGGCGAGCAGCTGACGGCCGGTACCAGTCGCGCGCAGCTGCTGGGCGTGGGCCTGGTGCTGCTGGCCGCCTTTAGCTGGGCGGCGGGCTCCATTTACGGCCTTCGCGCGCCGGTGCCCCGGTCGGCGGTGCTGGCCTCGGGCATGCAGATGCTGGCCGGTGGCGCCTTGCTGCTGCTGCTGGGCACGGGCACCGGCGAGTGGCGCGGGCTGCGGCCGGCCAGCTTCGGGCTGGCCGCGTGGCTGGGCTGGGGCTACTTGGTGGTATTTGGCTCGCTGGTGGCCTTCACTGCCTACAGCTGGCTGCTCAAGCACGCCCCGCCGGCGCGGGTGGCCACCTACGCCTACGTCAACCCCGTGGTGGCCGTGCTGCTGGGCTGGGCCATGCTGCACGAAAAGCTGACGGGCCAGATGCTGGCCGGTGCGGCCGTTATTGTCGGCTCGGTGGTGCTGATAACTGCGCAGCAGAAAAGCCGATTTAAATAA
- a CDS encoding di-heme oxidoredictase family protein, with protein sequence MLKKLTSRTVNNYFSPAFLLLGGTLLLASCSKNLNDEAAPTPSAVSSNDSDPNANDQQQYQKLVNTWLPVVQSGRAGGSSTTKDFTASAFDQTAPGFDAQAQAAHQTGDAAFNRVFSLAKLAPIWVNQSCQSCHLGGGRAAISKDGVTPQLLFRVSQPGQASTGGPSPLPVFGLQIQPVALGPDSTRVESFKGKVTTTYVEQLKALADGTTVSLRQPTYTFSVPLPAGALFSPRTGSQMAGLSLLEAVPEQTILQIAQMQANALSFGITGKPNYVWDPVAQTTKLGRFGWKANQPSLVAQIAGAYNGDLGITSTLFPIEPDGSATVGGGVDVSDNERTSVMMYARTQGVPALRNTNDPLVQAGRLLFMNARCAVCHTPVLRTGDVAGVPQLSNQTITPFTDLLLHDMGPGLADNRPDFLASGSEWRTPPLWGMGLSQITSGHTNLLHDGRARNAMEAIMWHDGEAAYSRQQVEQMSKAQRDQLVAFLNSL encoded by the coding sequence ATGCTAAAAAAACTTACATCCCGCACGGTAAACAACTATTTTTCACCGGCTTTCTTGCTGCTGGGGGGAACTCTGCTGCTGGCCAGCTGCTCCAAAAACCTAAATGATGAGGCAGCTCCCACGCCCAGCGCGGTCAGCAGCAACGACAGCGACCCCAACGCTAATGACCAGCAGCAGTACCAGAAACTGGTAAACACCTGGCTGCCGGTAGTGCAAAGCGGTCGGGCCGGGGGGAGCTCTACCACCAAAGACTTTACGGCCAGCGCCTTCGACCAAACGGCGCCCGGCTTCGATGCGCAGGCCCAGGCTGCACACCAGACCGGCGACGCAGCGTTCAACCGGGTATTCTCGCTGGCTAAGCTGGCCCCCATCTGGGTTAACCAGAGCTGCCAGTCCTGCCACCTGGGTGGCGGCCGGGCCGCCATATCGAAAGACGGCGTAACGCCGCAGCTCCTGTTTCGGGTAAGCCAGCCGGGCCAGGCCAGCACCGGCGGACCCTCCCCGCTACCCGTGTTCGGGCTGCAGATTCAGCCAGTAGCGCTGGGCCCCGACAGCACGCGGGTAGAAAGCTTCAAGGGGAAAGTGACGACTACTTACGTGGAGCAGCTAAAGGCCTTGGCCGATGGCACGACCGTGAGCCTGCGCCAGCCTACCTACACCTTTAGCGTGCCCCTGCCGGCCGGCGCCCTGTTCTCGCCGCGCACGGGCTCGCAAATGGCGGGCCTGAGCCTGCTGGAGGCCGTGCCCGAGCAAACCATTTTGCAAATAGCACAGATGCAGGCTAATGCACTCTCGTTTGGCATCACTGGCAAGCCCAACTACGTGTGGGACCCGGTGGCGCAAACTACCAAGCTGGGCCGCTTCGGCTGGAAGGCTAACCAGCCTTCGCTGGTGGCTCAGATTGCGGGCGCTTACAATGGCGACCTGGGCATTACCAGCACCCTGTTTCCGATAGAGCCCGATGGCTCGGCTACTGTGGGCGGCGGGGTTGATGTGTCGGATAACGAGCGTACCAGCGTGATGATGTATGCCCGCACCCAGGGCGTGCCCGCCCTGCGCAATACCAACGACCCGCTCGTACAGGCCGGCCGGCTCCTGTTCATGAATGCCCGCTGTGCCGTCTGCCACACGCCGGTGCTGCGTACCGGCGACGTAGCAGGCGTGCCGCAGCTTTCCAACCAGACCATTACGCCCTTTACCGACCTGCTGCTACACGATATGGGCCCCGGCCTGGCCGACAACCGTCCCGATTTCCTGGCCTCCGGCTCGGAGTGGCGTACGCCGCCGCTCTGGGGCATGGGCCTGAGCCAGATTACCAGCGGCCATACCAACCTGCTGCACGACGGCCGCGCCCGCAATGCGATGGAAGCCATTATGTGGCACGATGGCGAAGCGGCCTACTCGCGCCAGCAGGTAGAGCAAATGTCTAAAGCCCAGCGCGACCAGCTGGTGGCCTTCCTGAATTCGCTGTAA